One segment of Panulirus ornatus isolate Po-2019 chromosome 2, ASM3632096v1, whole genome shotgun sequence DNA contains the following:
- the LOC139752923 gene encoding uncharacterized protein, which yields MFISVLLVCLLVAGGKAIPGGFGGGFGGGYGGGGGGGGGYGGYANVALPYGFQYGVSAGPTNFGQWEGGDGHGNAQGKYYVNLPDGRVQKVRYWVDGSGYHASVSYLGTAKYPASYGHGGGGGGGGYGHGYGYGR from the exons ATGTTCATCTCT GTTctgctggtgtgcctgcttgtggcCGGGGGTAAGGCTATACCAGGAGGCTTTGGAGGAGGATTTGGAGGTGGatatggaggaggtggtggaggaggaggaggatacggaGGCTATGCCAAT GTGGCCCTGCCTTATGGCTTCCAATACGGGGTATCGGCCGGCCCCACCAACTTCGGACAGTGGGAGGGCGGCGACGGTCATGGTAACGCCCAAGGAAAGTATTACGTGAATCTGCCTGATGGTCGCGTGCAGAAGGTCCGCTACTGGGTTGACGGGAGCGGCTACCATGCGTCCGTGTCGTACCTGGGCACCGCTAAGTATCCTGCctcctatggtcatggtggtggtggtggtggtggtggttatggtcatggttatggttatggtcGATAA
- the LOC139757202 gene encoding uncharacterized protein: MFISVFLACVLATTSMALPGGFGGGGYGGGGGGYGGGGGGGGGYGVSYNVPTPYSYNYGVAAGNTNFGQWENGDGHGNVRGKYYVHLPDGRIQKVNYWADGSGYHPIVTYLGTAKYPASYGYGGGHGYGR, translated from the exons ATGTTCATCTCA GTGTTCCTGGCGTGTGTGCTCGCGACCACAAGCATGGCTCTCCCAGGcggctttggaggaggaggatatggtggtggagggggaggatatggtggaggaggaggaggaggaggaggctacggAGTCTCTTACAAT GTGCCTACGCCATACAGCTACAACTACGGAGTGGCCGCTGGCAACACCAACTTCGGCCAGTGGGAGAATGGCGACGGACACGGCAACGTCCGTGGCAAGTACTACGTCCACCTTCCTGACGGTCGCATACAGAAGGTCAACTACTGGGCTGACGGAAGCGGCTACCATCCCATCGTGACCTACCTGGGCACCGCCAAATATCCTGCCTCCTATGGTTACGGTGGAGGTCATGGTTATGGTCGTTAA